The proteins below come from a single Mytilus edulis chromosome 5, xbMytEdul2.2, whole genome shotgun sequence genomic window:
- the LOC139524978 gene encoding uncharacterized protein: MDEDEEAEEYAFTGDEVFAITKEEENLVRIFLLAKVVAPKAVRKYFDQLFEPTALKNILHNNYYTLHDLWKKRILNQSQWNLLFPKSGESTSELFDISLMVCLLRNIMGIAEPIIGWNDLPPPKDIGVGADLMRIKIYRNDLAHLDCGAVNDTYFKDAWKEISGAVGRLGGRNLKRECKMFRVKPLQGYNRDLIKKELVSWKCNDENFVETDAANYIIEKCKEFNFLTIVGNSGVGKTATLQHVGLVLKDEGYEVIPVTTCKDIIRYNNSYPNRPTVFMCDDFCGTCSLNQNRFQQWKDRIGKLNLILNAANTKIIVTSRSQIYRDEIFKTVDLFNLCVCDFSSNELRLTDPEKYAIAKEYTGEIAGAVFKYSGAYDFFPLLCKLYSTNPSVAQLDNYFHNPFQAYKAELDNMLVEGGKEKYCALALCVVFNNYVVEHDLTTELNPQFRKVIDNVCNACRLSSGISQYTLRDEMETLKGSFLKKENGVYSTIHDKLFDFISNYFLNAMVECLLQNASSSFISERLLLHKPIDSTDTLCSVVPMGFKLKLIRRIFDDWCKGRIEDVFLNTNFDVPFFRAMFIVCLNSLDLEVQKVLASTHSEHGNSPLIQCCFIGDIDLLDRLFYLNVDVNKCRKDGASALFVACQEGNLEIATKLLERHAVVNQQLSDGATPLFIACQNGHLPIVKLLLQSRADVDRRTRTGSSPIIVSSVMGHKDIVEGLLYMNARVDFKIKNDNTEETAMSLAKQNRHYEIVRMLKDNDRGVVARMINIALRHKVDWSEAV; the protein is encoded by the exons TTAAAAAATATTCTGCATAACAACTATTACACACTTCATGATTTATGGAAGAAACGAATATTGAATCAGTCCCAATGGAACTTACTTTTCCCTAAAAGtg GTGAGTCAACATCAGAGTTGTTCGACATTTCTTTGATGGTATGTTTGCTACGAAATATCATGGGTATTGCTGAACCAATAATAGGATGGAATGATCTACCACCACCAAAAGACATAGGAGTTGGTGCTGACTTAATGAGAatcaaaatatatagaaatgatTTAGCTCACTTAGATTGTGGCGCAGTCAATGATACGTATTTCAAAGATGCATGGAAAGAAATATCAGGC GCAGTAGGACGACTTGGGGGCAGAAACTTGAAAAGAGAATGTAAAATGTTCAGGGTGAAACCGTTACAAGGGTACAACAGAG ATTTGATAAAAAAGGAATTGGTATCATGGAAGTGTAATGACGAAAACTTTGTAGAAACAGATGCAGCCAACTATATCATAGAAAAGTGTAAAGAGTTTAACTTTTTAACAATTGTTGGAAATTCTGGAGTTGGCAAAACGGCTACTTTACAACATGTGGGTCTTGTCCTTAAAGATGAAGGATATGAAGTTATTCCAGTTACGACATGTAAAGACATAATCCGGTATAATAATAGTTATCCAAATCGACCAACTGTATTTATGTGTGATGACTTTTGTGGAACATGCAGCTTAAATCAAAACCGTTTCCAGCAATGGAAAGATAGAATTGGAAAGCTAAATCTCATCTTAAATGCCGCAAATACGAAAATAATTGTCACATCAAGATCGCAAATATACAGGGATGAAATATTCAAAACAGTAGACTTATTCAACCTGTGTGTTTGCGATTTTTCATCAAATGAATTACGCTTAACAGATCCTGAAAAATATGCAATAGCTAAGGAATACACTGGGGAAATTGCGGGAGCGGTTTTTAAATATTCTGGTGCATACGATTTCTTTCCACTTCTTTGTAAATTGTATTCGACAAACCCGTCTGTAGCACAATTGGATAACTATTTTCACAACCCGTTTCAAGCTTATAAGGCTGAACTTGATAATATGCTTGTTGAAGGTGGAAAGGAGAAGTATTGTGCTTTAGCCCTTTGCGTCGTCTTCAACAACTATGTCGTAGAACATGACTTGACCACCGAGTTAAATCCACAATTTCGCAAAGTAATTGATAATGTTTGTAACGCATGCAGATTATCGAGTGGAATATCGCAGTACACGTTACGGGACGAGATGGAGACTTTAAAAGgttcttttttgaaaaaagaaaatggagTCTACTCTACTATTCAtgataaattatttgattttatttctaattattttttaaatgcaatgGTTGAATGTTTACTTCAAAACGCGTCAAGCTCATTTATTAGTGAGAGACTTTTGTTGCATAAACCCATCGACAGCACAGATACACTTTGCAGTGTAGTACCAATGGGTTTCAAATTAAAGTTGATAAGGAGAATATTCGATGACTGGTGCAAGGGCAGAATAGAAGATGTATTTTTGAATACAAATTTTGACGTTCCTTTTTTTCGAGCAATGTTTATCGTTTGTTTGAATTCACTTGACTTGGAAGTACAAAAAGTTCTTGCGAGTACACATTCCGAACATGGAAACAGTCCTCTAATACAATGTTGTTTCATTGGTGACATAGACCTACTAGACAGGCTGTTTTATCTTAATGTGGATGTAAATAAATGCCGAAAAGATGGTGCGTCAGCACTGTTTGTTGCTTGTCAAGAAGGGAACTTGGAAATTGCTACAAAACTGCTAGAAAGACATGCAGTCGTCAACCAACAACTTTCAGATGGTGCAACCCCTTTATTTATAGCATGTCAAAATGGTCACTTGCCAATAGTAAAGCTTTTATTACAGTCAAGGGCCGACGTCGATAGACGTACCAGGACTGGTTCATCACCCATCATTGTTTCGTCTGTGATGGGGCACAAAGATATTGTTGAGGGTTTACTGTATATGAATGCACGTGTtgatttcaaaatcaaaaatgaTAATACAGAAGAGACTGCAATGTCATTAGCGAAACAAAACCGACATTATGAAATTGTAAGAATGTTGAAAGATAACGATCGTGGAGTTGTTGCAAGAATGATCAATATTGCACTGAGACACAAAGTTGACTGGTCTGAG GCTgtttaa